In one Sphingomonas sanguinis genomic region, the following are encoded:
- a CDS encoding amino acid aminotransferase translates to MRFATLTRQPDDPLLRIIGQHAADPRRNKIDLGVGVFRDEEGRTPVMTAVKAAEARLLAEQQSKSYLGPEGDIGFVRALASLVLGDTVAADRVVGLQTPGGTGALRLSAELLARAGVARIWIGSPSWANHAPLFRQAGVEPAMIPCYDLNRQTFDLDGFLNGLDGAGAGDAVLLHGCCHNPIGIDPDAAGWNAIASLVAERGLLPVVDLAYQGLGDGFDVDAEGARTILAAVPEALLAYSCDKNFGLYRERTGALVAITPDRDSGITVFSNLLSLARANWSMPPDHGAAIVRIILEDEALTAQWRDELEAMRQRLASLRAALAAGGRIGAIDLAAVAHGKGMFATLPLSPTQVEWLRDRHAIYMAGSGRINIAGFNMAAVATFHEALRDMVANGVA, encoded by the coding sequence ATGCGTTTCGCCACTCTCACCCGCCAGCCCGACGACCCCTTGCTGCGGATCATCGGCCAACATGCCGCCGATCCGCGCCGGAACAAGATCGACCTGGGCGTCGGCGTATTCCGCGACGAAGAGGGGCGCACACCCGTCATGACGGCGGTGAAGGCAGCCGAAGCGCGGCTGCTGGCCGAACAGCAGAGCAAATCCTATCTCGGGCCGGAGGGCGATATCGGCTTCGTCCGTGCGCTGGCCTCGCTGGTCCTGGGTGATACGGTCGCCGCCGATCGGGTTGTCGGACTCCAGACGCCGGGCGGCACCGGGGCGTTACGCCTCTCCGCCGAACTGCTGGCGCGGGCGGGCGTCGCGCGCATCTGGATCGGCAGCCCGAGCTGGGCCAACCACGCACCGCTATTCCGTCAGGCCGGGGTCGAACCGGCGATGATCCCCTGTTACGATCTGAACCGCCAGACCTTCGATTTGGACGGTTTCCTGAATGGTCTGGACGGAGCGGGGGCAGGCGATGCGGTGCTGTTGCACGGATGTTGCCACAACCCGATCGGGATCGATCCCGATGCCGCGGGCTGGAACGCCATTGCGTCGCTTGTCGCCGAGCGCGGCCTTCTGCCGGTCGTCGACCTCGCCTATCAGGGGCTGGGCGACGGCTTCGACGTGGATGCCGAGGGAGCCCGCACCATCCTGGCGGCGGTGCCGGAGGCGCTGCTCGCCTATTCCTGCGACAAGAATTTCGGGCTGTATCGCGAGCGCACCGGCGCGCTGGTCGCCATCACGCCGGACCGGGACAGCGGGATCACCGTCTTTTCCAACCTGCTTTCGCTGGCGCGCGCCAACTGGTCGATGCCGCCGGATCATGGCGCGGCGATCGTCCGCATCATCCTGGAAGACGAAGCCCTGACCGCGCAGTGGCGCGACGAGCTGGAGGCGATGCGCCAGCGGCTCGCAAGCCTGCGCGCGGCGCTGGCTGCCGGGGGGCGTATCGGGGCGATCGATCTGGCGGCAGTGGCGCATGGCAAGGGCATGTTCGCGACCCTGCCCCTCTCGCCGACGCAGGTGGAATGGCTGCGCGATCGTCATGCGATCTATATGGCCGGGTCGGGGCGGATCAACATTGCCGGGTTCAATATGGCGGCGGTCGCGACCTTCCATGAGGCGCTGCGGGATATGGTGGCGAACGGGGTGGCGTGA
- a CDS encoding Crp/Fnr family transcriptional regulator, protein MSMPLTRSVRPIAPALHRLSRLATLDNASITALADAVARPQQFRPRRDLMVEGRDITSPHVILSGWAARVRTLLDGRRQFLNFLLPGDIVGLYHHRRPVAPTSIITLTEVTTCVPPELGTLPALDEAYAIAHAMDEAYLLAQIARLGRMNAMERIGDLMLELHERLELSELTHGRSFDLPITQETLADALGLTAVHVNRMLQAARRAGDLIWSSRSMTIPDPKALARKVGRAQIKVTAG, encoded by the coding sequence ATGAGTATGCCACTGACCCGCAGCGTCCGGCCGATCGCCCCTGCGCTGCACCGCCTGTCTCGCCTCGCGACCCTCGACAATGCGTCGATCACTGCACTAGCCGACGCGGTCGCGCGACCCCAGCAGTTCCGGCCCCGGCGCGACCTGATGGTCGAGGGACGCGACATTACCAGCCCACATGTGATCCTGTCGGGCTGGGCCGCGCGGGTCCGCACCCTGTTGGATGGGCGTCGGCAGTTTCTGAATTTCCTGCTGCCGGGCGATATCGTCGGCCTCTATCACCACCGGCGTCCCGTTGCCCCCACCAGCATCATCACCCTGACCGAGGTGACGACCTGCGTGCCCCCCGAACTCGGCACGCTGCCCGCGCTCGACGAAGCCTATGCGATCGCTCATGCGATGGACGAGGCCTATTTGCTGGCGCAGATCGCGCGGCTGGGCCGGATGAACGCGATGGAGCGGATCGGCGACCTGATGCTGGAACTGCACGAGCGCCTGGAGTTGAGCGAACTGACCCATGGGCGCAGCTTCGACCTGCCGATCACGCAGGAAACGCTGGCCGATGCGCTGGGGCTGACGGCGGTGCATGTGAACCGCATGTTGCAGGCGGCGCGGCGGGCGGGCGACCTGATCTGGTCGTCGCGGTCGATGACGATTCCCGACCCTAAGGCGCTCGCCCGCAAGGTCGGCCGTGCGCAAATCAAGGTGACGGCAGGCTGA
- a CDS encoding SRPBCC family protein, translating into MPDIADRPYDDAPVSTSKDQDAAVRIATAEGVEDRGNSFAGWAVTINRPSAELYAWWRDFANLASVMENVERVDVLDDKRSHWVVKAPGGTTVEWDAIVTEEREGELIAWASAEGADVANSGRVTFRDAGARGTVVTATILYDPPAGVIGKLVAKLFQREPNIQVRRDLARFKQLMETGEVATNAMNPKQREEQAA; encoded by the coding sequence ATGCCGGACATCGCCGACAGACCCTATGACGACGCCCCCGTGTCGACGTCCAAGGACCAAGACGCCGCCGTCAGGATCGCGACCGCAGAGGGGGTCGAGGATCGCGGAAACAGCTTTGCCGGATGGGCGGTGACGATCAACCGCCCATCCGCCGAACTCTATGCCTGGTGGCGCGACTTTGCCAATCTCGCCAGCGTGATGGAGAATGTCGAGCGCGTCGATGTGCTCGACGACAAGCGCTCGCATTGGGTGGTCAAGGCGCCCGGTGGCACCACGGTCGAATGGGACGCGATCGTCACCGAAGAGCGGGAGGGCGAGCTGATCGCCTGGGCCTCGGCGGAAGGGGCGGACGTCGCCAATTCGGGTCGCGTCACCTTTCGCGACGCAGGGGCGCGTGGGACCGTCGTTACCGCAACCATCCTCTACGATCCGCCCGCAGGCGTCATCGGCAAGCTGGTCGCCAAGCTGTTCCAGCGCGAGCCCAATATCCAGGTTCGCCGCGACCTCGCGCGCTTCAAGCAGCTGATGGAGACCGGCGAGGTCGCGACCAACGCGATGAACCCCAAACAGCGTGAGGAGCAGGCCGCATGA